One genomic window of Streptomyces sp. WP-1 includes the following:
- the hisC gene encoding histidinol-phosphate transaminase: MSETSPKLRAELEGIPTYKPGKPAASDGPVAYKLSSNENPYPPLPGVLERVTAAAASFNRYPDMACAALTEELAERFGVPASHVATGTGSVGVAQQLIQATSGPGDEVIYAWRSFEAYPIITQINGARSVQVPLTPGDVHDLDAMAEAITDRTRLIFVCNPNNPTGTVVRRAELERFLDRVPKDVLVVLDEAYREFIRDPEVPDGVELYRERPNVCVLRTFSKAYGLAGLRVGFAIAHEPVAAALRKTAVPFGVSQLAQEAAIASLRAEDELLGRVGSLVCERTRVVDGLRAQGWTVPETQANFVWMRLGERTAAFAQACEEHGVVVRPFAGEGARVTIGEAEANDIFLKVSEAFHKDL; the protein is encoded by the coding sequence GTGAGCGAGACGAGCCCCAAGCTGCGCGCCGAGCTGGAGGGTATCCCCACCTACAAGCCGGGCAAGCCGGCCGCGTCCGACGGACCGGTCGCCTACAAGCTGTCCTCGAACGAGAACCCGTACCCGCCGCTGCCCGGTGTGCTGGAGCGCGTGACCGCGGCCGCCGCCTCCTTCAACCGCTACCCCGACATGGCGTGCGCCGCCCTGACGGAGGAGCTGGCGGAGCGCTTCGGGGTGCCGGCCTCCCATGTGGCCACCGGTACGGGCTCGGTGGGCGTCGCCCAGCAGCTGATCCAGGCGACCAGCGGTCCCGGCGACGAGGTGATCTACGCCTGGCGGTCCTTCGAGGCGTACCCGATCATCACGCAGATCAACGGGGCCCGGTCGGTGCAGGTGCCGCTCACGCCCGGCGATGTGCACGACCTGGACGCGATGGCGGAGGCGATCACCGACCGGACGCGGCTGATCTTCGTCTGCAACCCGAACAACCCGACCGGCACGGTGGTGCGGCGGGCCGAGCTGGAGCGCTTCCTGGACCGGGTGCCGAAGGACGTCCTGGTGGTGCTGGACGAGGCGTACCGGGAGTTCATCCGCGACCCCGAGGTGCCCGACGGCGTCGAGCTGTACCGGGAGCGGCCCAATGTCTGCGTGCTGCGGACCTTCTCCAAGGCGTACGGCCTCGCCGGGCTGCGCGTCGGCTTCGCGATCGCCCATGAGCCGGTGGCCGCCGCGCTGCGCAAGACGGCGGTGCCGTTCGGCGTGAGCCAGCTGGCGCAGGAGGCGGCGATCGCCTCGCTGCGGGCCGAGGACGAGCTGCTGGGCCGGGTCGGCTCGCTGGTCTGCGAGCGCACCCGCGTGGTCGACGGGCTGCGCGCGCAGGGCTGGACGGTGCCGGAGACCCAGGCCAACTTCGTCTGGATGCGGCTGGGGGAGAGGACGGCGGCCTTCGCGCAGGCCTGTGAGGAGCACGGCGTCGTGGTCCGGCCGTTCGCGGGCGAGGGTGCCCGGGTCACGATCGGCGAGGCCGAGGCGAACGACATCTTCCTGAAGGTCTCGGAGGCCTTCCACAAGGATCTGTAA
- a CDS encoding phage holin family protein: protein MKNFVVKTIVNAGALAVAVWLLDKITLTGAGTAKKASTLIVVALIFGLVNSLVKPILKVLTFPLFILTLGLITLIVNALMLLLTSWVCGKLQLSFHVEGFWTAVLGGLIISVVSWALHMILPDED, encoded by the coding sequence ATGAAGAACTTCGTAGTCAAGACGATCGTGAACGCGGGCGCCCTTGCGGTAGCCGTCTGGCTTCTCGACAAGATCACCCTGACCGGTGCCGGCACTGCCAAGAAGGCCAGCACGCTGATCGTCGTAGCGCTGATCTTCGGCCTGGTGAACTCGCTGGTCAAGCCGATCCTGAAGGTGCTCACCTTCCCGCTGTTCATCCTGACCCTGGGTCTGATCACCCTGATCGTCAACGCGCTGATGCTGCTGCTGACGTCCTGGGTGTGCGGCAAGCTCCAGTTGAGCTTCCATGTGGAGGGGTTCTGGACGGCCGTGCTCGGCGGTCTGATCATCTCGGTCGTCTCCTGGGCCCTGCACATGATCCTTCCGGACGAGGACTGA
- a CDS encoding DUF5326 family protein, translated as MRGIFAGLPWWVKWVAVPVIALVVFGGLIASVVGFVIGLLFKALVFVALVGGLIYIVRKFMSSSSSHGDW; from the coding sequence ATGCGAGGGATCTTCGCGGGACTGCCGTGGTGGGTGAAGTGGGTCGCGGTGCCGGTCATCGCCCTGGTCGTGTTCGGCGGCCTGATAGCGAGCGTGGTCGGCTTCGTGATCGGCCTGCTGTTCAAGGCGCTGGTCTTCGTGGCCCTGGTCGGCGGACTGATCTACATCGTGCGCAAGTTCATGTCCAGCTCCTCCTCGCACGGCGACTGGTGA
- a CDS encoding metallophosphoesterase: MTQGAGQGPEVERTATLRDFRVPAYVHESGPYVTHTQQDEGAPPAEESYPEAYTPTQRDLPVINRGDTLQVPVDPAPAAPAPGPAAGPGPLFVVGDVHGYLGELMAALREQGLIDGAGQWCAGTTRLWFLGDFTDRGPDGIGVIDLVMRLSAEAAAAGGYCKALMGNHELLLLGAKRFGDTPVNSGAGTATFQAAWLLNGGQKTDMDRLQDHHLQWMARLDALEEVDGYLLVHSDTTAYLDYGDSIEAVNDTVRERLTRNDADECWDLFRKLTKRFSFRDEGGADAVRSLLDTYGGNRIVHGHSPIPYLLGEVGSEDGEETDDPVVEGPHVYADGLAIAMDGGVTMAGKLLVRQLPLER; the protein is encoded by the coding sequence ATGACTCAGGGGGCCGGTCAGGGACCCGAGGTGGAGCGGACGGCGACGCTGCGCGACTTCCGGGTGCCCGCGTACGTCCACGAGTCCGGTCCGTACGTCACCCACACGCAGCAGGACGAGGGCGCGCCGCCCGCCGAGGAGTCGTACCCCGAGGCGTACACACCCACCCAGCGCGATCTGCCGGTGATCAACCGCGGCGACACGCTCCAGGTCCCCGTCGACCCGGCGCCCGCCGCCCCGGCCCCGGGGCCCGCGGCGGGACCCGGCCCGCTCTTCGTCGTCGGCGATGTGCACGGCTATCTCGGCGAGCTGATGGCCGCCCTGCGAGAGCAGGGGCTGATCGACGGCGCGGGCCAGTGGTGCGCCGGCACCACCCGGCTGTGGTTCCTCGGCGACTTCACCGACCGCGGCCCGGACGGCATCGGCGTCATCGACCTGGTGATGCGGCTGTCCGCCGAGGCGGCCGCGGCCGGCGGCTACTGCAAGGCCCTCATGGGCAACCACGAGCTGCTGCTGCTCGGCGCCAAGCGGTTCGGCGACACACCCGTCAACTCCGGTGCGGGCACCGCCACGTTCCAGGCGGCCTGGCTGCTCAACGGCGGCCAGAAGACCGACATGGACCGCCTCCAGGACCACCATCTCCAGTGGATGGCCCGCCTCGACGCGCTGGAGGAGGTCGACGGCTATCTGCTGGTGCACTCCGACACCACCGCCTACCTCGACTACGGCGATTCCATCGAGGCCGTCAACGACACCGTCCGCGAGCGGCTCACCCGCAATGACGCGGACGAGTGCTGGGACCTGTTCCGCAAGCTCACCAAGCGCTTCTCCTTCCGCGACGAGGGCGGCGCCGACGCCGTGCGCTCCCTGCTGGACACCTACGGCGGCAACCGGATCGTGCACGGCCACAGCCCCATCCCCTACCTGCTGGGCGAAGTGGGCTCCGAGGACGGCGAGGAGACCGACGATCCGGTGGTCGAGGGGCCGCATGTCTACGCCGACGGGCTCGCCATCGCCATGGACGGCGGAGTGACCATGGCCGGAAAGCTGCTGGTGAGGCAACTCCCGCTGGAGCGCTGA
- a CDS encoding IclR family transcriptional regulator, translating into MATVDTAPAKTPALPAQPRPRTPPARRPSGMAVPPQPAPATLIGSVQRAMRLLETVAAHPYGAPAKQLARATGLALPTTYHLLRTLVHEGYLRRDKGLFFLGDAAERLSSSGAREKRRGRVADTLAHWRDSIGAPMYYAMYRDGEIEVLCVADSRESPAAEEWADFRETGHAHAIGQCLLSQLDEEARREYLARYPVQALTPYTVRDSDALLRRLARVRRMEPVTERQEYALGTVCAAVPITAGATAATMALSLPVHQADRLLPAVQRLQTEIGRNLGSLTLSISI; encoded by the coding sequence TTGGCCACGGTCGACACCGCACCGGCGAAAACCCCCGCACTCCCCGCCCAGCCACGCCCCCGCACCCCACCGGCCCGGCGGCCGTCCGGGATGGCCGTCCCGCCGCAGCCGGCCCCCGCGACCCTCATCGGCTCCGTGCAGCGCGCCATGCGGCTGCTGGAGACCGTCGCGGCCCATCCCTACGGCGCCCCGGCCAAGCAGCTCGCCCGCGCGACCGGCCTGGCCCTGCCCACCACCTACCACCTGCTGCGCACCCTGGTGCACGAGGGCTATCTGCGCCGGGACAAGGGTCTCTTCTTCCTCGGCGACGCGGCCGAGCGGCTGAGCAGCAGCGGGGCGCGGGAGAAACGTCGCGGCAGAGTCGCGGACACCCTCGCGCACTGGCGCGATTCCATCGGCGCCCCGATGTACTACGCGATGTACCGGGACGGCGAGATCGAGGTTCTCTGCGTCGCCGACTCCCGTGAGTCCCCCGCAGCCGAGGAGTGGGCCGACTTCCGCGAGACCGGGCACGCGCACGCCATCGGGCAGTGCCTGCTCTCCCAGCTGGACGAGGAAGCCCGGCGCGAGTACCTCGCCCGCTATCCGGTGCAGGCCCTCACGCCCTACACCGTGCGGGACAGCGACGCCCTGCTGAGGCGGCTGGCCCGGGTGCGGCGCATGGAACCGGTGACGGAGCGCCAGGAGTACGCGCTCGGCACGGTCTGCGCCGCGGTCCCCATCACGGCCGGCGCGACCGCGGCCACCATGGCCCTCTCCCTCCCGGTCCATCAGGCCGACCGGCTGTTGCCCGCGGTACAGCGGCTGCAAACGGAGATCGGGCGGAATCTGGGATCCCTGACCCTCTCTATCAGTATCTGA
- a CDS encoding YibE/F family protein has translation MTRMDQHPYQPPGPRRHDGSEPPSQGQNQGQGHRHGHGHAQAPAPAQPPVSARAHDHGRGHGHGTDHGHGSGHGHGHSHGPAAPVSRHLRKVIAAILVPFTAAVVAGLVVLWPGGAPSHKHSGVGFDRQTQQATVTRLVEVSCASVNAGGGAPGGVAAGGASAGQSSGGTCKRATVRVDTGKDKGRTFTEIVQPDQPRQLHQGEQVVAAYEPTAPKDLQYSVADVNRKFPMALLAGIFALAVVVVGRLRGVMALVALAVSFLVLNQFILPAILQGSNPLLVAVIGSSAIMLIALYMCHGLSARTSVAVLGTLISLTLIGLLGSVFIGWAALTGNTDDSTGLIHGLYPKIDMSGLLLAGVIIGSLGVLDDVTVTQTSAVWELHEANPTMGPRGLYRAAIRIGRDHIASVVNTLVLAYAGAALPLLLLFSIAQSSVGTVANSELVAEEIVRTLVGSIGLVASVPVTTALAALVVAADRSAPGAGASTGTQPLPARGGRGRRRKR, from the coding sequence ATGACCCGGATGGACCAGCACCCGTACCAGCCGCCCGGCCCGCGTCGGCACGACGGCTCGGAGCCCCCGAGCCAGGGCCAGAACCAGGGCCAGGGGCACCGCCACGGCCATGGCCACGCCCAGGCTCCGGCACCGGCCCAGCCCCCGGTTTCCGCCCGGGCCCACGACCACGGGCGCGGACACGGCCACGGCACGGACCACGGACACGGCTCCGGCCACGGGCACGGTCACAGCCATGGCCCCGCCGCGCCCGTCTCCCGGCATCTGCGCAAGGTGATCGCGGCGATCCTCGTCCCGTTCACCGCGGCGGTCGTGGCCGGTCTGGTGGTGCTCTGGCCCGGCGGCGCCCCCTCGCACAAGCACAGCGGGGTCGGCTTCGACCGGCAGACCCAGCAGGCCACCGTGACCCGGTTGGTCGAGGTGAGCTGCGCCTCGGTGAACGCCGGCGGCGGGGCACCCGGCGGTGTTGCCGCCGGCGGTGCCTCGGCGGGTCAGTCGTCCGGCGGCACCTGCAAGAGGGCGACCGTCCGGGTCGACACCGGCAAGGACAAGGGCCGTACGTTCACCGAGATCGTGCAGCCCGACCAGCCCCGGCAGCTGCACCAGGGCGAGCAGGTGGTCGCCGCCTACGAGCCCACCGCTCCGAAGGACCTCCAGTACTCGGTCGCCGATGTGAACCGCAAGTTCCCCATGGCACTGCTCGCGGGCATCTTCGCGCTCGCCGTCGTGGTGGTGGGCCGGCTGCGCGGGGTCATGGCCCTCGTGGCGCTGGCGGTGAGCTTCCTGGTGCTGAACCAGTTCATCCTGCCCGCGATCCTCCAGGGCTCCAATCCCCTGCTGGTGGCGGTGATCGGGTCGAGCGCCATCATGCTGATCGCCCTGTACATGTGCCACGGCCTGTCGGCCCGTACGTCGGTGGCGGTGCTCGGCACGCTGATCTCGCTGACCCTGATCGGTCTGCTCGGCTCCGTGTTCATCGGCTGGGCCGCCCTGACCGGCAACACGGACGACAGCACCGGTCTGATCCACGGGCTGTACCCGAAGATCGACATGAGCGGTCTGCTGCTGGCCGGCGTCATCATCGGATCGCTCGGTGTCCTGGACGATGTGACGGTCACCCAGACCTCCGCCGTGTGGGAGCTGCACGAGGCCAACCCCACGATGGGCCCGCGCGGTCTGTACCGGGCGGCCATCCGCATCGGCCGCGACCACATCGCGTCCGTCGTCAACACCCTCGTGCTCGCCTACGCCGGTGCCGCGCTGCCGCTGCTGCTGCTGTTCTCCATCGCGCAGAGCAGCGTGGGGACGGTGGCCAACAGCGAACTGGTGGCCGAGGAGATCGTGCGCACCCTGGTCGGCTCCATCGGGCTGGTCGCCTCGGTGCCGGTCACCACCGCGCTCGCCGCCCTGGTGGTGGCGGCCGACCGGAGCGCCCCGGGTGCGGGAGCCTCGACCGGCACCCAGCCCCTGCCGGCCCGTGGCGGCCGGGGGCGGCGCCGGAAGCGGTGA
- a CDS encoding SsgA family sporulation/cell division regulator, translating to MRESVQAEVMMSFLVSEELSFRIPVELRYETGDPYAVRLTFHLPGDAPVTWVFGRELLIDGVGRPCGEGDVRISPVEAEVLGEVLIRLQVGSDQALFRSSAAPLVAFLDRTDKLVPLGQEGALADFDAHLDEALDRILAEEQSAG from the coding sequence ATGCGCGAGTCCGTACAGGCAGAGGTCATGATGAGCTTTCTCGTCTCGGAGGAGCTCTCCTTCCGCATTCCGGTGGAGTTGCGCTACGAGACCGGCGATCCCTACGCCGTGCGGCTCACCTTCCATCTGCCCGGCGATGCCCCGGTGACCTGGGTCTTCGGTCGGGAACTGCTGATCGACGGCGTCGGCCGGCCGTGCGGGGAGGGGGATGTGCGGATCTCCCCCGTCGAGGCCGAGGTGCTGGGCGAGGTGCTGATCAGGCTTCAGGTCGGCAGCGACCAGGCCCTGTTCCGCTCGTCGGCGGCGCCGCTCGTGGCCTTCCTCGATCGCACGGACAAGCTGGTGCCGCTCGGACAGGAAGGCGCGCTCGCCGACTTCGACGCGCATCTGGACGAGGCGCTGGACCGCATTCTCGCCGAGGAGCAGAGCGCGGGCTGA
- the thiC gene encoding phosphomethylpyrimidine synthase ThiC has product MTNKDVRTPASVQDEMSSEAGKSIGWHKAYVEGSRPDLRVPVRQVHLTNGQSVTLYDTSGPYTDQLVDTDVRRGLSPLRENWIIARGDTEEYAGRPVRPEDDGIKHTSPRGGLRNLDAVFPGRPRQPRRGRGGQAVTQLAYARRGEITPEMEFVALRENVSPEVVREEIAAGRAVLPVNVNHPEIEPMIIGKRFLVKVNANIGNSAVTSSIEEEVEKMTWATRWGADTVMDLSTGRNIHTTREWVLRNSPVPIGTVPLYQALEKVDGRAEELTWEIYKDTVIEQAEQGVDYMTVHAGVRLPFVPLTANRKTGIVSRGGSIMAAWCLAHHKDSFLYENFEELCEILAAYDVTYSLGDGLRPGSIADANDEAQFAELRTLGELGRIARRLNVQTMIEGPGHVPMHKIKENIDLQQEICDEAPFYTLGPLTTDIAPAYDHITSGIGAAMIAWWGTAMLCYVTPKEHLGLPNRDDVKTGVITYKIAAHAADLAKGHPGAQDWDDALSDARFEFRWEDQFNLALDPVTAREFHDETLPAEPAKTAHFCSMCGPKFCSMKISQDIRREHGGNRTEIEEGMAQKSKEFAEAGNRVYLPIAD; this is encoded by the coding sequence ATGACCAACAAGGACGTACGCACGCCTGCCTCCGTCCAGGACGAGATGTCCTCGGAGGCCGGGAAGTCCATCGGCTGGCACAAGGCGTATGTCGAGGGCTCGCGCCCCGACCTGCGCGTGCCGGTCCGTCAGGTGCACCTCACCAACGGGCAGTCGGTCACGCTGTACGACACGTCGGGCCCGTACACCGATCAACTCGTCGACACCGACGTCCGCCGGGGGCTGTCGCCGCTGCGGGAGAACTGGATCATCGCCCGCGGCGACACCGAGGAGTACGCGGGCCGTCCCGTCCGTCCCGAGGACGACGGCATCAAGCACACCTCGCCGCGCGGCGGGCTGCGCAACCTGGACGCGGTCTTCCCGGGTCGTCCGCGTCAGCCGCGCCGGGGCCGGGGCGGGCAGGCGGTGACACAGCTCGCGTACGCGCGCCGGGGCGAGATCACGCCCGAGATGGAGTTCGTGGCCCTCCGGGAGAACGTCTCGCCCGAGGTGGTCCGCGAGGAGATCGCGGCGGGCCGGGCGGTGCTGCCGGTCAACGTCAACCACCCGGAGATCGAGCCGATGATCATCGGCAAGCGGTTCCTGGTGAAGGTGAACGCCAACATCGGCAACTCCGCGGTGACGTCCTCCATCGAGGAGGAGGTCGAGAAGATGACCTGGGCGACCCGCTGGGGTGCCGACACGGTCATGGACCTCTCCACCGGCCGCAACATCCACACCACCCGCGAGTGGGTGCTGCGCAACTCCCCCGTCCCGATCGGCACGGTGCCGCTCTACCAGGCGCTGGAGAAGGTCGACGGCAGGGCGGAGGAGCTGACCTGGGAGATCTACAAGGACACCGTCATCGAACAGGCCGAGCAGGGCGTGGACTACATGACGGTCCACGCGGGCGTGCGGCTGCCGTTCGTACCGCTCACGGCCAATCGCAAGACCGGCATCGTCTCGCGGGGCGGCTCCATCATGGCCGCGTGGTGCCTGGCGCACCACAAGGACTCGTTCCTGTACGAGAACTTCGAGGAGCTGTGCGAGATTCTCGCCGCCTACGACGTCACGTACTCGCTGGGCGACGGGCTGCGGCCCGGGTCCATCGCGGACGCCAATGACGAGGCCCAGTTCGCGGAGCTGCGCACGCTCGGGGAACTCGGCCGGATCGCCCGCCGGTTGAACGTACAGACGATGATCGAGGGCCCCGGGCACGTCCCGATGCACAAGATCAAGGAGAACATCGATCTCCAGCAGGAGATCTGCGACGAGGCCCCGTTCTACACGCTCGGCCCGCTGACCACGGACATCGCACCGGCGTACGACCACATCACCTCCGGCATCGGCGCCGCGATGATCGCCTGGTGGGGCACGGCGATGCTCTGCTACGTCACGCCGAAGGAACACCTGGGCCTGCCCAACCGGGACGACGTCAAGACCGGCGTCATCACTTACAAGATCGCCGCCCACGCGGCCGACCTCGCCAAGGGGCACCCGGGCGCGCAGGACTGGGACGACGCCCTCTCGGACGCGCGCTTCGAGTTCCGCTGGGAGGACCAGTTCAACCTGGCCCTCGACCCGGTCACGGCCCGCGAGTTCCACGACGAGACCCTTCCGGCCGAGCCCGCCAAGACGGCCCACTTCTGCTCCATGTGCGGCCCGAAGTTCTGCAGCATGAAGATCTCGCAGGACATCCGGCGCGAGCACGGCGGCAACCGGACCGAGATCGAGGAGGGCATGGCCCAGAAGTCGAAGGAGTTCGCCGAGGCGGGGAACCGGGTGTACCTGCCGATCGCGGACTGA
- a CDS encoding cupin domain-containing protein: MKAFRLDDLEAERAANEGAYLQFLRERNMSVGLYALDAGAHDPQQPHKQDEVYFVVSGRASITVGLETTEVARGSVVYVPAGVAHKFHHISEDLRVLVVFSPPEA; this comes from the coding sequence ATGAAGGCATTCCGGCTGGATGACCTGGAGGCGGAGCGCGCCGCCAACGAGGGTGCCTACCTTCAGTTCCTGCGGGAGCGGAACATGTCGGTCGGCCTCTACGCCCTCGACGCGGGCGCGCACGACCCGCAGCAGCCGCACAAGCAGGACGAGGTGTACTTCGTCGTCAGCGGCCGGGCGTCGATCACCGTCGGCCTGGAGACGACCGAGGTGGCGCGGGGCAGCGTGGTGTACGTGCCCGCCGGTGTCGCCCACAAGTTCCACCACATCAGCGAGGATCTGAGGGTTCTCGTCGTCTTCTCTCCACCCGAGGCGTGA
- a CDS encoding low molecular weight protein-tyrosine-phosphatase: protein MTYRVCFVCTGNICRSPMAEYVFRARVAEAGLADRVEIDSAGTGGWHEGEAADPRTVAVLRDGGYDCDHVARRFQPSWFARRDLVIALDAGHLRDLRRLAPTEDDARKVRLLRAYARRSPGALAPDESLGDDLDVPDPYYGGPDGFVECLEMVEEASAGLLAAVREHLEGRAA from the coding sequence ATGACCTACCGCGTCTGCTTCGTGTGCACCGGCAACATCTGCCGTTCCCCGATGGCCGAGTACGTCTTCCGCGCGCGGGTGGCGGAGGCCGGACTGGCGGACCGGGTGGAGATCGACAGCGCGGGCACCGGCGGCTGGCACGAGGGCGAGGCCGCCGACCCGCGCACCGTCGCCGTCCTCCGGGACGGCGGCTACGACTGCGACCATGTCGCACGCCGGTTCCAGCCGTCCTGGTTCGCCCGCCGCGACCTCGTGATCGCCCTCGACGCCGGCCATCTGAGGGACCTGCGCCGCCTCGCGCCCACCGAGGACGACGCGCGCAAGGTCCGCCTGCTGCGCGCGTACGCCCGCCGCTCGCCCGGCGCCCTCGCGCCGGACGAGTCCCTGGGCGACGACCTCGACGTGCCGGACCCGTACTACGGAGGCCCGGACGGTTTCGTGGAATGCCTTGAGATGGTGGAGGAGGCGAGCGCCGGACTGCTCGCCGCCGTACGGGAACACCTGGAGGGACGGGCCGCATGA
- a CDS encoding cystathionine gamma-lyase, producing MSDATVGEGPVGEGPVGEGPVGEGPVGDGTRAVRAGLPEPVKHEPTLPGPVFAAHFHLPGDVAGPYSYGRDDNPTWTLLENAIGELEAPGRADVETLVFASGMAAISAVLFSQLRAGDAVVLPSDGYQALPLVRAQLEAYGVEVRTAPTGGDAQLEVLEGARLLWIESPSNPGLDVCDIRRLAVAAHAQGTLVAVDNTLATPLGQRPLALGADFAVASGTKQLTGHGDILLGYVTGRDAGAMAAVRRWRKIVGAIPGPMEAWLAHRSLATLQLRVDRQNATALAVAEALRQRPEITGLRHPGLPDDPAHKIASRQMRRYGCVVSFTLPTRARAERFLAALRLVEDATSFGGVRSTAERRGRWGGDAVPEGFIRMSVGAEDPEDLAADILRALDESAE from the coding sequence ATGAGCGACGCAACCGTGGGCGAGGGGCCCGTGGGCGAGGGGCCCGTGGGCGAGGGGCCCGTGGGCGAGGGGCCCGTGGGTGACGGCACGCGCGCGGTCAGGGCCGGGCTGCCCGAGCCGGTCAAGCACGAGCCGACGCTGCCGGGGCCCGTCTTCGCCGCGCACTTCCATCTGCCGGGCGACGTGGCGGGACCGTACTCCTACGGCCGTGACGACAATCCGACCTGGACGCTGCTGGAGAACGCCATCGGCGAGCTGGAGGCGCCCGGGCGGGCGGACGTCGAGACGCTGGTGTTCGCCTCCGGCATGGCCGCGATCTCCGCCGTGCTGTTCTCCCAGCTGCGCGCCGGGGACGCGGTGGTGCTGCCGTCCGACGGCTACCAGGCGCTGCCGCTGGTCCGCGCCCAGCTGGAGGCGTACGGCGTCGAGGTGCGCACCGCCCCCACCGGCGGAGACGCCCAGCTGGAGGTCCTGGAGGGGGCCCGGCTGCTGTGGATCGAGTCCCCGTCGAACCCGGGTCTCGATGTGTGCGACATCCGGCGGCTGGCGGTCGCGGCACACGCCCAGGGCACCCTGGTGGCCGTCGACAACACCCTCGCCACCCCGCTCGGCCAGCGCCCGCTGGCCCTGGGCGCCGACTTCGCCGTGGCCAGCGGCACCAAGCAGCTCACCGGGCACGGCGACATCCTGCTCGGGTACGTGACCGGCCGCGACGCCGGGGCGATGGCGGCCGTACGCCGCTGGCGCAAGATCGTCGGGGCGATCCCCGGGCCGATGGAGGCGTGGCTCGCGCACCGCTCCCTCGCCACGCTCCAGCTGCGCGTCGACCGGCAGAACGCCACCGCGCTCGCCGTCGCCGAGGCCCTGCGGCAGCGGCCGGAGATCACCGGGCTGCGCCATCCGGGGCTGCCGGACGACCCCGCGCACAAGATCGCCTCACGGCAGATGCGCCGCTACGGCTGCGTCGTGTCGTTCACGCTGCCCACGCGGGCGCGCGCCGAGCGTTTTCTCGCCGCCCTGCGCCTGGTGGAGGACGCCACGAGCTTCGGCGGGGTGCGCTCCACGGCCGAGCGCCGGGGCCGCTGGGGCGGGGACGCGGTCCCGGAGGGCTTCATCCGGATGTCCGTCGGCGCCGAGGATCCCGAGGACCTGGCGGCGGACATCCTGCGCGCCCTGGACGAGTCGGCGGAGTAA
- a CDS encoding LacI family DNA-binding transcriptional regulator codes for MTAAGKHQVSRAETSRRGSRPGRAGIRDVAAAAGVSITTVSDALNGKGRLPDATRRHVREVADRLGYRPSAAARTLRTGKSGLIGLTVTTYGDEPFTFTEFAYFAEMARAATSAALARGYALVILPATSRHDVWSNVALDGTVVIDPSDQDPVVSELVRQGLPVVSDGRPAGALPVTAWVDNDHEAAVLGILDHLAAAGARRIGLLTGTSTDTYTHLSTTAYLHWCERVGQDPVYESYPAHDPCAGAVAADRLLARPDRPDAVYGLFDPNGTDLLAAARRYGLRVPDDLLLVCCSESTVYASTEPPVTTLSLKPRRIGTAVVQLLIDAIEGVESEQPVEQVIPTELIVRTSSQRRPPRTTVSPPRSPDDT; via the coding sequence ATGACAGCAGCAGGGAAGCACCAGGTGAGCCGCGCGGAAACCTCACGTCGAGGCAGCCGGCCGGGCCGGGCGGGCATCAGGGACGTGGCCGCCGCCGCCGGGGTCTCCATCACGACCGTCTCCGACGCCCTCAACGGCAAGGGCCGGCTCCCGGACGCCACCCGGCGCCATGTCCGCGAGGTCGCCGACCGGCTGGGGTACCGTCCCTCGGCCGCCGCCCGCACCCTCCGTACCGGCAAGTCGGGTCTGATCGGCCTGACCGTGACCACGTACGGGGATGAACCTTTCACCTTCACGGAGTTCGCGTACTTCGCCGAGATGGCGCGGGCCGCCACCTCGGCGGCGCTGGCCCGGGGCTACGCCCTGGTCATCCTGCCCGCGACCTCCCGGCACGACGTGTGGTCCAACGTCGCCCTCGACGGCACCGTCGTCATCGACCCCTCCGACCAGGACCCGGTGGTCAGCGAACTCGTCCGCCAAGGGCTGCCCGTCGTCTCCGACGGCCGCCCGGCGGGCGCGCTCCCGGTGACCGCCTGGGTGGACAACGACCACGAGGCCGCCGTCCTCGGCATCCTCGACCATCTCGCCGCCGCCGGGGCCCGCCGTATCGGGCTGCTCACCGGCACCTCGACCGACACGTACACCCATCTGTCGACCACGGCCTATCTGCACTGGTGCGAGCGGGTCGGCCAGGACCCGGTCTACGAGTCCTACCCCGCGCACGACCCGTGCGCGGGCGCCGTCGCCGCCGACCGGCTGCTCGCCCGGCCCGACCGGCCCGACGCGGTCTACGGGCTGTTCGACCCCAACGGCACCGATCTGCTCGCCGCCGCCCGCCGCTACGGGCTGCGCGTCCCGGACGATCTGCTGCTGGTGTGCTGCAGCGAGTCCACCGTGTACGCCAGCACCGAGCCGCCGGTCACCACGCTCTCGCTCAAGCCGCGCCGCATCGGCACGGCCGTCGTCCAGCTGCTCATCGACGCGATCGAGGGTGTGGAGTCGGAGCAACCGGTCGAGCAGGTCATACCGACCGAGCTGATCGTGCGCACGTCCTCCCAGCGGCGGCCCCCGCGCACGACGGTCAGTCCGCCGCGTTCTCCGGACGACACGTAG